From Magnolia sinica isolate HGM2019 chromosome 13, MsV1, whole genome shotgun sequence, one genomic window encodes:
- the LOC131223971 gene encoding transcription factor bHLH130-like, translated as MPRSDHLLHMPRVWDTIFRHDNDNAVPPEAWKLLRRRLHCRKEEFDKNRESMEPDLSHHRQLQQQQQQLNTGLMRYRSAPSSLLANFVDGIGEGCEDFLPHSSSPDAESMFARFMSGSGGDSDDLHEIREKEAAAAAAAAANQRSSQFMAALEHEAEAVPQQNGFSSAQQIMYQTPPPLPNHSSAAAAAVDSTYRVVNSIGMDSPPVKSSSNSSNLIRQSSSPAGLFPHLTVENGYAIMRSMGNFRSGNGSNGEATTSTSRLKNQTSFLSRQTSSPGLLAQISEMKSENLGVSSPDDGNLGNDNSGNCYIPGFPVSPWDDSPLGENYSGFKRGRDINGKMISGLNPSETQNGKAGNHLSHQYSLPNTSSEMAAMEKFLQFQDSVPCKIRAKRGCATHPRSIAERVRRTRISERMRKLQELVPNMDKQTNTADMLELAVDYIKDLQKQVKTLSDNRASCSCSSSKQKSYPNPAV; from the exons ATGCCTCGTTCTGATCATCTTCtacatatgccacgtgtatgggaCACAATCTTCAGGCACGATAATGATAATGCTGTGCCTCCCGAGGCATGGAAGCTGCTACGGCGGCGCTTACACTGCCGT AAAGAGGAATTCGATAAAAACAGAGAATCGATGGAGCCCGATCTTTCTCATCATCGGCagttgcagcagcagcagcagcagctgaacACCGGCCTGATGCGGTACCGCTCTGCGCCAAGCTCGCTGCTTGCTAATTTCGTCGATGGTATAGGTGAAGGGTGTGAGGATTTTCTTCCTCATTCTTCTAGCCCTGATGCAGAGAGCATGTTTGCAAGGTTCATGTCTGGCAGCGGTGGTGATTCTGACGATCTCCATGAAATCAGAGAGAAAGAGgcggcagcagctgctgctgctgctgcaaacCAAAGAAGCTCTCAGTTCATGGCGGCCCTCGAGCATGAGGCTGAAGCTGTTCCACAGCAGAACGGATTTTCTTCTGCCCAACAGATCATGTACCAGACACCGCCGCCGCTGCCTAATCACAGCTCAGCTGCAGCAGCTGCAGTTGATAGCACTTATAGGGTGGTGAATTCAATAGGGATGGATTCACCACCGGTGAAGAGTAGCAGCAACTCCTCCAACCTTATCAGGCAGAGCAGCTCTCCAGCAGGGCTTTTTCCGCACCTAACAGTTGAAAACG GTTATGCTATAATGAGGAGCATGGGCAATTTCAGATCTGGGAATGGTTCCAATGGAGAAGCTACCACTTCAACTAGCAGGTTGAAGAATCAGACAAGCTTCTTATCAAGACAAACTTCCTCTCCAGGGTTGTTGGCCCAGATATCCGAAATGAAGAGCGAAAACCTTGGTGTGAGTAGCCCCGACGATGGGAATTTGGGAAATGATAACAGCGGCAATTGTTACATCCCAGGCTTCCCTGTTTCACCTTGGGATGATTCCCCGCTTGGGGAGAATTACTCTGGCTTTAAAAGGGGTAGAGATATCAATGGGAAGATGATTTCTGGTTTAAATCCATCAGAAACACAG AATGGGAAGGCAGGAAATCACTTGAGCCATCAGTACAGTTTGCCAAACACTTCGTCGGAGATGGCTGCCATGGAGAAGTTCCTGCAATTTCAAGATTCAGTTCCTTGCAAGATCAGAGCCAAACGAGGTTGCGCCACTCATCCGCGGAGCATTGCCGAGAGG GTTAGACGAACCCGGATAAGTGAACGGATGAGAAAATTGCAGGAGCTTGTTCCTAACATGGATAAG CAAACGAACACTGCGGATATGTTAGAATTGGCTGTGGATTACATTAAGGACCTACAAAAACAGGTGAAG ACGCTTTCGGACAACCGAGCAAGCTGTAGCTGTTCATCATCCAAGCAAAAGTCTTACCCAAATCCTGCAGTGTGA